Below is a genomic region from Castanea sativa cultivar Marrone di Chiusa Pesio chromosome 2, ASM4071231v1.
ACCATCCATGTTTCCATGGGGAGTTCTTCTTCCTTGTAGGGGTAGGTGAATTCTGCGACGAAGTCCGCCAGTACTTAGGCTTTTATTGCCACTCGAGGCCGATATTTGATGTCGAATTGGCCCAGATTGATTGCCTATTGGATGAGTCTTCCGGCTGCATCTATCTTGTTCATCGTCTTTCTTATTGGTTGGTCTGTCATGATAACGATGGAGTGTGCTTGGAAGTAAGGACGAAGTATCTGGAAGCGACCACCAATGCGAAAGCTATCTTTTCCATCCTTGGGTAATTTGCCTCTGCTCCCTGGAATGCCTGGCTGGTATAGTAGACCGACTTCTagacattttcttcttctctgatcAATGCCGAATTTACTGCAGTGTTAGACACTACTAAGTAGAGGTACAATTCTTTTCCCATCACGGAGGGACTTAGTAATGGTAGCTTCATCAGATactcttttaattttgcaaGGGCTTATTCGCATTCGTCAGTCCACTAAAAGGCCTTTTTCAAGATCTTGAAGAATGGCATGCACTTATCTTTTACCCTGGAGACGAATCTGTTTAAAGCTGCAACCTTTCCTGTCAAGCTCTGAACCTCCTTCACTGTTTTTGGTGATTTAAGCTCAATTATTGCCTTTACTTTGTCTGGATTTTCCTCTATGCCTcgttgggacaccatgaatcccaagaattttcttAAAGAAACGGTAAAAACACACATTGCATggtttaatttcatattgtacTCACATAGTATGCTGAAGGTTTCTTTCAAATCGTCCAAGTGGTTGGCTTCGTCCTTGCTTTTCACCAGCATATCGTCTACGTATACTTCCACATTCCTTCCGATTTGGTGAGAGACCATGCAgttcaccaatctttggtatgtggcccctgcgttcttcaatcCAAAGGGCATAACTCTGTAGCAGTACAACCCTTGGCTAGTGACAAAcaaggtcttctcttgatcttctTCGTCCATGAGGATCTAATTGTATCcagaaaatgcatccatgaaactTAAGAGCTTGTGCCCAATGGTTGAGTCTATCAGTTGATCAATCCTTGGCAACGGGAAGCTATCCTTCGGGCAAGCCTGGTTCAAGTCTGTGAAATCAACAAACATCCTTCATTTGTCATTGCTCTTTTTTACCATTACCACGTTTGCTAGCCAATCTAGGTAGAAGACTTCCCTAATGAAACCAGCTTCCAGTAGCTTTTCTACTTCTTCAGTTGCTGCTCGGTTGCGCTCTGGTGCAAATATTCTCCTCTTCTGCTGCACAGGTTTGCATTCTGGGTTGACATTGAGATGATGCTATATGATATTCCTATCAATCCCTAGCATATCCTCATGTTTCCACGCGAACGCATCTTGGTTTGCCCTCAAGAGGGAAAacatcttctctttttccaaaGTCGGGAGTGCTAATCCTATCTTCAATACTTTTGACGAATCTCCTAGGACAACCTCAACTTCTTGTAGTGTTTTTGACGGTTCAGAGATGGGCTCTGGTTCATTGATCACCCACATGTGGTTCTCCCCAGATGCTAAGGTAGCTTAGTAGCACTCTCTTGCCAGAACTTAATCTCCTCTGATTTCTCCTACCCTATGGGCAATTGAAAATTTCACTTTCAAGTAATATGTTGCCGTCGCTGCTCTCAACCTGTTAAATGTAGGTCTTCCCAAGTTGATGTTGTACGTTGAAGGGCAGTCAACTATGAGGAAATCGATTTCCTTGGTGACTTGTGCTAGGTAAGCACCTGCAATTACTGTTAGAGTGATGATGCCCCT
It encodes:
- the LOC142625217 gene encoding uncharacterized protein LOC142625217, whose product is MPRSDEPDIVFSKRDGRGIRQPHDDPLVIMLRVEEFNIHRILINNGSSADIIYLPAFQQMKMDKKRIRPFTSSLVSFIGDRIVLRGIITLTVIAGAYLAQVTKEIDFLIVDCPSTYNINLGRPTFNRLRAATATYYLKVKFSIAHRHHLNVNPECKPVQQKRRIFAPERNRAATEEVEKLLEAGFIREVFYLDWLANVILMDEEDQEKTLFVTSQGLYCYRVMPFGLKNAGATYQRLVNCMVSHQIGRNVEVYVDDMLVKSKDEANHLDDLKETFSILCEYNMKLNHAMCVFTVSLRKFLGFMVSQRGIEENPDKVKAIIELKSPKTVKEVQSLTGKVAALNRFVSRLDCNSLQTNNEAKYEALLTRLSLAKALRAKNLIVQVDSQLIIGQAKGDYEVKEERMQKYLKIVQQLSQHFDSLNFVQIPRAKNIESDFLARLA